A genomic region of Mycolicibacterium poriferae contains the following coding sequences:
- the panD gene encoding aspartate 1-decarboxylase — translation MLRTMLKSKIHRATVTQADLHYVGSVTVDADLMDAADLLEGEQVTIVDIDNGARLITYVITGERGSGVIGINGAAAHLVHPGDLVILIAYGTMEDAEARTYRPRVVFVDADNRQIDLGSDPAHVPADASELMSPR, via the coding sequence ATGTTACGGACCATGTTGAAGTCGAAGATCCACCGCGCCACGGTGACCCAGGCCGATCTGCACTACGTCGGCTCGGTCACCGTCGACGCCGACCTGATGGACGCCGCCGACCTGCTCGAGGGGGAGCAGGTGACGATCGTCGACATCGACAACGGTGCCCGCCTGATCACGTACGTCATCACCGGTGAACGCGGCAGCGGAGTGATCGGCATCAACGGCGCGGCCGCCCATCTGGTGCATCCGGGAGACCTGGTGATCCTGATCGCGTACGGCACCATGGAGGACGCCGAGGCTCGCACGTACCGACCGAGGGTGGTGTTCGTCGACGCGGACAACCGGCAGATCGACCTGGGCTCCGATCCGGCACACGTCCCCGCGGACGCGTCCGAGCTGATGTCGCCGAGGTGA